In the Flavobacteriales bacterium genome, AAGCCTCCTAAACCAGTTCCTAAAACAATTCCTATTTCAGGAACATCCATTCCTTTCTTTTTTAAAAAAGAACATGTCTCTTCAATTATTAAAATCTGATTCATAAAATCTTTTAATCTTTATCCAATACGTGGTATTGCAGTGTCTCAGGAATATCTGCTTCTTTATCTACATCGTGCAAGATTGGTAACAAATGGAAACTAATTCCTTTTGCATTCATTTTTTTAAAGGTCGAAATAAAAACATCGTTCGTTCCCCAATAAATATTTTCAAAAAGTGAATTTTCCATTTTCGTCAAGCCAAGCAAATAATAACCTCCATCAACCGTAGGTCCAATTACGGCATCCTTTTGATTCAATGCATAAAATGCCTGATTGATATCATTTTCAGTCAACTCAAAACAGTCTGTTCCAATAATAACAACCTTTTCCGCTCCTTCTCTAAACGATTGATTGAAAGCCTCCTTTAGAATCTCGCCTAATCCTTCTCCAACCTGAATTTTCTTTTGATAAGTTGAATTATTCCATTCGTCATCGTTATTAATAAAATCACTATAAAAAAGAATTCTGGAAATACCTTTAAGTCCTGCTGTCAATTGTCGTGTACTAAGTAAAAGAGACTGATAAATTTGCAGCGCTATTTTATCGCCAATAGTGGCAGCCAAGCGAGTTTTAACCCTGCCTAAAACAGGATTTCGCATAATAATTATCAAATGATTTTTACTCATATTCAAACAATACTTCCTTGGCAACTCGAACCTGCGCCAGCTGTGCATCCAAAACAATGCTGACCAGTACAAATCCTCCTATCTTCCAATAAAGCTACATTATATTCTTTAATGTATTGTGAAACCCCAGAGGATAGAGGCATCTCCAACATCTGATTAAAGTCACAATCGAATAATTTCCCATCCCAACCAACAGATAATGTATTTAAACACATCAAGGTATTTACTGTTGAGGGGTTGAAAGAGGATATTAATTTATCCATGTATTCTTCCAACTTTCCAATAGCCAAGAGATAATCTAAATATCTACTAATAGGCATATTAGTAATGGTGTACAAATCATTAAAGACAACATCGAAACCATCATTTAGTTCTCTCTGGTAATCTGCCTTTAATTTTTCTTGGGATGGTGGTAAAAATGCACCACCTGGATTATAAACCAAATGAAGATTCAAACCACTACCCTCTTTTCCATAACCAACTTCATTGAGAAGTTTTAACGCTTCAATAGATTTACTAAAAACACCTTCGCCTCTTTGCTTATCCGTATTACTCGCAGTATAGCATGGCAAAGATGAAATAACAGTAACACTATTCTCTTTAAAGAAAGACGGCAAGGAATTATTTTTCTTATTGGATGTTATGTAGGTAAGGTTACTTCTAACTATAATTTCCTTTTTCAGTTTATGAATTTCTTGAACGAACCATGTAAATTCAGGATTCATTTCTGGTGCTCCCCCCGTTAAATCGACCGTTTTTATTTCAGAATCTTTAAGAACACGAAGACAATCCAACATGGTCTCTTTGGTCATTATTTCCTTTCGGTCGGGACCGGCATCCACATGACAATGATCGCAAACTTGGTTGCACATTTTACCAAGATTAATCTGAAGTATTTCAGTTTTAGAAGTTCTTAAAGGACTAAAACCGAACGTCTTTATTTTCTCATCGAAAGAAAGAACATTTTCTTCTCTAGAATCCAGAACGGCTTTTTGCTTCACCGTATCTGATAGTGGGTTATTTGCTTTCAGAAGCGAACTAGTTGCCTTCATTCAGTTTCCAGATATATTCATTGTATGTTATTGTCGGGTCAGAATCAAAGTTTGTTGCCGTGTACTTCTTAATAAATTCTTCAAAAGAAGTCTCTTTCGTAAAGTCGTCTTTATACCATTCGAATATTTCAGAGAGAGAAAGTGAGTTTGCTTGGATAGTATTCTTTCCTGATTGGTTAATAAAATACTTCGTTTGTCTTTCGAGCTGAGCTTCTAATTTCTCCGAGCTATAAATTTCGTTTAAAAGTTTAGGGCACGATTTCGCTGCACAGTTAACCGCAAAATGAATGCGTGGTTCGTTAAATATTGGCCGAATACGTTCATGTTCAATTTGGTTCAACGACAATACATCATCCCCTACTTTCACAATTTTCAAATCCCATGCTTTACCGCCATTAATATCCATTATAGAACTTACAGGGTAGTTATTTAAGATTAGATTAAGAGTTGCCGCATTGTATAGATTTATCCAATAGGCAAGGCTCTCGTCGCTTGCAGAAGAATAATATGGAGCAGACCTTCTCATGTATTCCAAGAACGATTCTATTTGACTCTTTTTAGAAACGAGGCCCTTGTAATTCACCAAACCTGTTTCGGTAACATACATATTAAGAATGTTGCCGTAAACAATTTCCCAATTAACTTCCTCTTGAGATTTTTGGAACTTTAAGTTCCCTGCTTCTATATTCCAACTACTTGCAAAAAGCAGAGTTATTATTATTAGTACACAGTTAAACTTCATTTCTCTCTAATATAATAGCGCGTAAATATACGTTTTCATAGCGATATCAAGGGATTAAAGCATTCTCTAACTTGTATACAATTACAAATTCCCTCCAGGATTTAAACCACTCGGAACAGAAACAGGAACTTGCTTATCATAAGACTCATCTGTAAGCGTTTTTAAAAAACGTAACAAATCTTCTAACTCTCCATCAGAAAGTTCTAACGGCTCAACATGAGCATCTAGATCATTATCCAAGACATTAATATTATCTGATACTCCTGAGTTGTAAAAGTCGAGAGCTTCTTCTAATGTAGCATACATTCCTCCGTGGGTGTATGGCGCGGTTAATTCTATATTTCTTAACGTTGGTGTTTTGAACTTAAAATCACCCGCACCTAGATCATCATCGTTACCTTCGGGATTGTCCTTAACTCCATGTACGGTCAATTTGTAATCTGCAAACATTGGCCCTTTATGACAAAGGGTGCAATTTGCCTTTCCAAAAAACAACACTAAACCTTCTTTTTCATCCTCTGTCAAGATCTCTAAATCTCCATTTACATATTGATCATACTTACTGTTTGAACTAACAATTGTTCTTTCAAAGGAAGCAACCGCCTTTGCAAGATTCTCTGCAGTAACGGGTGAAACATCTTCAGGAAAAGCATCTTCAAAAAGAGACACATATTCTGGAATATTTTGGAGTCTATTTATTACTGAATCCAATGCTATGTTGTCCGCATAAGCATCACCTACCATTTCATTAAATGATGTAATAGGTCCTAAACATTGACTTTCTAAACTACGCATTCTTGAATCCCAAAACATTGGAGCACCAGAAGGGTCATAGCTTGCACTGGCGTCTTTCATTCCAATAAATGCCGAATTAATAATTGTTGGCGAACTTCTTCCTATTCGAGGAATTCGTTGTCCTTCTTCTTCACGTCGAGAAGAGCCTAAGCCAATTCCTCCCACCCCAATAGATAGATCCAACCCATCTGAGTAACCAAAATCTGGATGATGACATGTAGCACATGAAACATCCTTCTCACCTGATAACACAGGATCCCAAAACAACAGTTTTCCTAAAAACTCTTTTTCTATAGTGCTTTCGTTATTGGAAGGGTATTGAACCGAAGGCAGAGTTTGAAATTCAATACCCAGTAATGATATCTGCTCATCTAATGGCAGGGGTACATTTGAATCTTTTCTACATCCAAATGTACCTGTAACCAATATTATTGAAAAAAGAAAAAATCTTAATTCCCTCATTTAATGAGTATGATTATGCACATCTTCATTAATATGGAGCATTACCTTTTCTGTAGAGGATTTACCTGACATATCTGAAACCGTAAAATGCAAGTAAAACATATCCATCATTAGACTATCGGGTATTGTAATCATAGCTGAATATCTATGTACTACTCCTGATATATCACCAGAATCGTCATTATGAAAATCAGATAAATGCTCTCCATTTTCATCACCAATTTCAACGAAATACTTTGCAAGGTCTACATCATCCGTAAAAGTCGCCTCAACTTGTATCATATCTCCATAATTGTATTCAGCATGCATGATTGGATCACTAACGTAAATTACTGGATTTTCTTCATCTTTAATACATCCTGTAAAAGCAATTACAAACACCAGAATACAAGCCGTACCTATTTTTCTTAATCTCATATATACTTAAAATATTCTTGAATCCTACAGCACAAGATAACTTCCCATCACCTTGTTATGCAAATACTTAGATCACATTGTTGTGTGTAGCATTATCTTTTCTGAAGATGTTTTACCGGATAAATCGGTTAACTCAATGTGTAAATAAAACATAGACATCATAAGCGTATCCGGAACGGTAATCATACCCATATAGTCATGAGACACCCCCGTGATGTCATCTTCATCAAGGCTTTCGAATCCCATAATATCCCCACCAGACTCATCACCAATGCTAACCGAGTAACTAGCCAAGTCAACATCGTCTGTAAAAGTTGCTTCTACATGAATCATATCTCCATAATTATATTCATCGTGCATAGCTGGTGAGCTAACTGAAATAACCGGACTTTCTTTATCCTTATTACATCCTATAATTGAAAACGTGACTAATATTATTGCTACGATATTTATTTTTTTAATATTCATTGTTTGATAATTTATAGTTAAAATAATATAGAAACAGACAGATCTATACCCATCTCCATTTTGTTTTGATATCCATTTACATTCCTGTAAATAGGAACCCCGATAGATACCGGAATAAATAATTTATTTCTAAAATTCATTTGCAAGCCAACTTCAAGAATTGTTCGTTGAAACCCGGTATGCAAAACTATCTCTCCATTTTGTTTTTGAGGCTGAAGTACCTCATTTCTAATCGCCGTTAATAAAGTTAATTTGAGGTTTTTGTTTGATTTCAAACTATCCGCCTTGTAAGATAATTCTTTAGTCCATCTTATAGTTAAATTAGTAAAATCACCAAAATCCCGATTATCCAATCCAGCTCTAGTGAACTTATGCGTAGTAACTAAATCAATTCTTGAATTATCAAATGTACTTCTCCAAGCAAATCCTAATATTGGATCAATAGATGAACTACTAGTGATAATTAGATTTGAATTATTAACAACTTGCTTTGAAACTGGTAATTCAACTCCCCCATTAATAGAAAGACCAATACCTGTTTTCTTATTTAGAAACAAAAGGTAGTTTCCCATAATAGTTGGGTCACCTAAACGAGTTTCTCCATTTACATTAGATTCTGAAATAGAATCGCCGACCAAGTTAAATTCAGACCCAAAATAAGTCTGACGAATTGAAAATGTTAGCTTTTCGTGCAATCCAAAACCCACATGTATTGAACCGAACAGTGCACTCCTTTTCTCTGGAATCACATAGCCGCCAGCATTAATCCCTAATAACTCAGATTGTGAGAATTGGGAATAAGTCCGGAACTCTGTTGACAACTCAACAAGCCATTGCCTTTTTTCTAAAATAAGCGTACTACCCGAAGAATTCAATGCTATCGATACGGCACCTCCAACAGAGTGATCTGCAATAGAGTTCATCGCTATCAGCAGCAATAAAAGCAACGAACTAGCGCATTTGCTAGCTATTTTCAATTGATTTTTATTTACTATTAAACTGGGATATTAACGTGTCGTTAATCAGCTTACCGGAGGACGAAACACCTCGTTAGACTTGTAATATTCGTAATGATTTATGTACAATGCGGAATGATCTGGTGAAGTTACTTCACTAATCCCCACATTGAATAATTCGTTTTCTGAAATCGTGTATTCCTCCAACTCTATTTTGGGTGGAGTAAAAGGCCTATTCTTTTCAGCTTCGGCTGCCTTTTTTATTTGCTGAGAAAGAAAACATTTACCATTACACGTTGATTCTGGAATATCTTTATTAATACATAGAACCTTCGAAATATGATCATACCGCAATACATAATCAATAAATGGTGCTGCAGGTTTTACCATTGCAATGGCATAAACAAATAAAAACGAAAAGGCTAAGAACCTACCCATGTCGTAAAATTAAGTCAACTAAATATAAGACCATAATCGAATAGCTACTTATTGATAGCGAAACTCAAAATAGAAGAGAATACAAAAGACCTAGTTAACCCATCTACTCTATTCTTTCTACTAACGATCGGGAAACCCATATTTAATTTCAAATTTGTCTTTTCACTTAATGGAGTATTCACACCGGCAGTCAAGTTTAATGTCAGCCCATTCGAGCCATTCACTACTACACGGCTACTATCTATCACTATCTCATCCTTTTGTAATCTAATAATTGGCAACAGCCCTACTTGCCCTTCTAACTTCTCTCCAATAAATGCGCGTTCAATGCGAAGAAGAATATCATCTCCTCGCGATAACTTCCTTGATTCCAAATATGCCAATGCATTTTCACTATTACTCCACGCATCATGTGTAAATCCATTCTTGTTCGTTCCAAATACTTTTTGATAACCCACCGAAAGCTTCCACTTATTAATAACAACCTTCACCCCAAATAGTAAATCATTTGTACCAAGAGAAGTTTGATAAACCATAGGTAGCGGCAATCCTTTCTTTGTCACGACATTCGCATCATTCTGGAAATATTTTGCACCTATGATATAATACAAGTTGGTATTCTCACCAACCTCATGTTTCAAACTATAACTAAAGGTAAAATCACCAAACCCAGCATTGGAACCCAGATTTCCATTTATATACTTAAAAGGAAATCGGATATACAATACCCCTTTTTGATTAGTAGGAATATACCCCTCTATTTGGGTAGTAGAAATAAATACATTTTGCTCGCCGATACCAATCAACTGACTAGCTCGAAACGTAGATGAAATATCGTCGTCACTAAACCCTGTTTGTATAGCGCCTACAGAACAAAGGCCTGCATCGCCACATCCTTGGCCAAAAGCCGATCTGTTAAAGATTATTACAAAGAAAAGAATGCTTGACAAAACAGATAAGCGCATCAAGCTAGTTACTTGTTAAAGCCTCCACAATTTTACCCATGGTAATATTTCCATGAGAAGCATGGTAGAGTACTTTCCCATTTCTAACTACAATTATTTGCGGGGATTCATGCACGACTTGTAGCTCTGTCATAATACGATTTGAAATAGGCCTATCCATCAGGAGATCTAAATAATAGAATTCGAATTCTCCATTATTATACTCCCATTCATTTTCTAAAAACCTTTTCACTGATCCACTAATTCCACATGTAGTACTGTGCTTAAAAAGAACAACCGCCTTACCAGATATATCTTCCAATATTTGCGTCAATACATCATCACTATCCAAGATAGTCCATCTTTTATCTACCCCACTGTTGCTGTTTCCAAATAAAGCCATAAATAGAATTAGGTTTATTAATTCAATAAATCATTTAACACGGTTAAAGCTTCTGTTTGGTCAGATTCCAATCCTTCGATCTGACTAACAACTTTACCGCTCTTATCTAGTATTGTTATCAGGTTTGAATGAGAGAAGCTACCTGCCTTATATTTCGTGTACTCCACTCCTAACCGATTTGCCATGGTTCTAATGTTAGAACTTTCTCCATGCAATAATGTCCACCTAGATAAGTCCAATTCATGTAATTGAGCAAAGTCATTTAATACTTCCGGAGTATCTAGTTCATCATCCATGGACAGTAAAATGTAATTAACGCCAGACTTATTCTTAACGCTATCGTCTAATATTACCATGTCTGCTACAAGCCGTGGACAGACCATTGGACACTTTGTAAATACCATAGCGACTACTTGTACCTTTCCTTCAAATTGGTTTAACCTTACTTCTTTTCCTGATTGATTCTGCCAAATACTTGTTGAATCGTAGACTGAAGTATTATCCAATAGCCCACCTTTATTCTTATCCTCGGAATTACATCCAAACAACACGATAGTGAAAATGAGGGCAGCTAGGGGACTAAATAATTTCATGAGGGGATAAATCGAGGATTGCTTATACAATTTCAGGTCCTTCGAACATTAGGTTCGGACCTTCTACATCTTCACATTTGCGAATATAAGAAACACATGTGTTCGCCGTGCAAGCCTGGGTAAGAGTTGTAGTCGCTCTACTTGAGGTAATAAAATTTATCTGACCACTGTTGCATCTTCCTTTACTATCTCGTTGCGACCAACTGCCGCTTTGGAGACTCACTACACCTTCTCTAATTTTATCCGAAACAACGGCTCCGCATAATACGGCACCACGATCGTTATACAATTCAACTACATCTCCATCTACAATTCCATATTTTTTTGCATCAATTGGGTTTACCATTACAGGTTCTCTACCAGCTACGGCATATGTACTATGTAAACCTTCGCAGTTTCCAAGTTGACTATGTAATCTATTCCAAG is a window encoding:
- a CDS encoding purine-nucleoside phosphorylase; this translates as MNQILIIEETCSFLKKKGMDVPEIGIVLGTGLGG
- a CDS encoding cytochrome-c peroxidase, which produces MRELRFFLFSIILVTGTFGCRKDSNVPLPLDEQISLLGIEFQTLPSVQYPSNNESTIEKEFLGKLLFWDPVLSGEKDVSCATCHHPDFGYSDGLDLSIGVGGIGLGSSRREEEGQRIPRIGRSSPTIINSAFIGMKDASASYDPSGAPMFWDSRMRSLESQCLGPITSFNEMVGDAYADNIALDSVINRLQNIPEYVSLFEDAFPEDVSPVTAENLAKAVASFERTIVSSNSKYDQYVNGDLEILTEDEKEGLVLFFGKANCTLCHKGPMFADYKLTVHGVKDNPEGNDDDLGAGDFKFKTPTLRNIELTAPYTHGGMYATLEEALDFYNSGVSDNINVLDNDLDAHVEPLELSDGELEDLLRFLKTLTDESYDKQVPVSVPSGLNPGGNL
- a CDS encoding DUF4625 domain-containing protein, whose protein sequence is MRLRKIGTACILVFVIAFTGCIKDEENPVIYVSDPIMHAEYNYGDMIQVEATFTDDVDLAKYFVEIGDENGEHLSDFHNDDSGDISGVVHRYSAMITIPDSLMMDMFYLHFTVSDMSGKSSTEKVMLHINEDVHNHTH
- a CDS encoding SCO family protein — translated: MKLFSPLAALIFTIVLFGCNSEDKNKGGLLDNTSVYDSTSIWQNQSGKEVRLNQFEGKVQVVAMVFTKCPMVCPRLVADMVILDDSVKNKSGVNYILLSMDDELDTPEVLNDFAQLHELDLSRWTLLHGESSNIRTMANRLGVEYTKYKAGSFSHSNLITILDKSGKVVSQIEGLESDQTEALTVLNDLLN
- the arsS gene encoding arsenosugar biosynthesis radical SAM protein ArsS (Some members of this family are selenoproteins.) — its product is MKATSSLLKANNPLSDTVKQKAVLDSREENVLSFDEKIKTFGFSPLRTSKTEILQINLGKMCNQVCDHCHVDAGPDRKEIMTKETMLDCLRVLKDSEIKTVDLTGGAPEMNPEFTWFVQEIHKLKKEIIVRSNLTYITSNKKNNSLPSFFKENSVTVISSLPCYTASNTDKQRGEGVFSKSIEALKLLNEVGYGKEGSGLNLHLVYNPGGAFLPPSQEKLKADYQRELNDGFDVVFNDLYTITNMPISRYLDYLLAIGKLEEYMDKLISSFNPSTVNTLMCLNTLSVGWDGKLFDCDFNQMLEMPLSSGVSQYIKEYNVALLEDRRICTGQHCFGCTAGAGSSCQGSIV
- a CDS encoding DUF547 domain-containing protein, producing MKFNCVLIIITLLFASSWNIEAGNLKFQKSQEEVNWEIVYGNILNMYVTETGLVNYKGLVSKKSQIESFLEYMRRSAPYYSSASDESLAYWINLYNAATLNLILNNYPVSSIMDINGGKAWDLKIVKVGDDVLSLNQIEHERIRPIFNEPRIHFAVNCAAKSCPKLLNEIYSSEKLEAQLERQTKYFINQSGKNTIQANSLSLSEIFEWYKDDFTKETSFEEFIKKYTATNFDSDPTITYNEYIWKLNEGN
- a CDS encoding DUF4625 domain-containing protein is translated as MNIKKINIVAIILVTFSIIGCNKDKESPVISVSSPAMHDEYNYGDMIHVEATFTDDVDLASYSVSIGDESGGDIMGFESLDEDDITGVSHDYMGMITVPDTLMMSMFYLHIELTDLSGKTSSEKIMLHTTM
- a CDS encoding glycosyltransferase, with amino-acid sequence MSKNHLIIIMRNPVLGRVKTRLAATIGDKIALQIYQSLLLSTRQLTAGLKGISRILFYSDFINNDDEWNNSTYQKKIQVGEGLGEILKEAFNQSFREGAEKVVIIGTDCFELTENDINQAFYALNQKDAVIGPTVDGGYYLLGLTKMENSLFENIYWGTNDVFISTFKKMNAKGISFHLLPILHDVDKEADIPETLQYHVLDKD
- the ytxJ gene encoding bacillithiol system redox-active protein YtxJ, translated to MALFGNSNSGVDKRWTILDSDDVLTQILEDISGKAVVLFKHSTTCGISGSVKRFLENEWEYNNGEFEFYYLDLLMDRPISNRIMTELQVVHESPQIIVVRNGKVLYHASHGNITMGKIVEALTSN